Sequence from the Temnothorax longispinosus isolate EJ_2023e chromosome 6, Tlon_JGU_v1, whole genome shotgun sequence genome:
TTTTTCTGTGGTTCCAACAATTTGGTTGGATGAACCCAATTATTGCTACTGCCCTGAAGGGATAAGAAATATAAGGactctaataataattaaagaaattccAATAAAAAGTAGTTAGAATAAATATGAGTGCCAAATATTAAATGAACattgtaagtaaatatatatgtcggcAAACCAGGCTCGTGCGACGACCGGCCCGCGAGGACCGGCCGCCTAGTAAGTGTCACATTGTTTTGAGCCTTTCGACTCACGAGACTCCTAGAGATATCATTGCCACCTTTGACTAGAGAGGATACGGCCTTAGAGGCGTTCAGGCATAATCCCACGGATGGTAGCTTCGCACCACCGGCCGCTCGACCGAGTGCGTGAACCAAATGTCCGAACCTGCGGTTCCTCTCGTACTGAGCAGGATTACTATCAGTCCGGGCAGCGGACTGGGCTTCGTTCTtgccggtgtgcctccggtttgacctCGGGGCGGTGATCAGCCACCCCGCGGGCCGGTATTTTGTGGAGGCAAATTGCTGAGGTCGGGTTTTCCCCGGTACCTGGGGCCCCGCTATTGGCGGCTTTCGTCCATCGCTGCCTCACGCGCCGcacgcctgccgcgttgctctcgccgcCCGTGATTCCTGTGGTTTCCACTCTCGCCACCCCTCCTCGGTCCTTGGTCCTCCCGGACCCCTTCCGTTACCGGTACTCCCTCGAAGATttgccgtggtgtgggtgaggcgccgcgcgtattacgattacataaaaataaaataaataatcaaattgcggaaatgatattaatattcgGCCCCTGGAGATTTCGTCGTCGCCTCTCTGGCtcgtccctgggcgcgaaattccgcgccttgtgacggcggcggggcgctgTCACGAAGCGGCgggccgcaacgtcacaatagATCACTACAAAGATAttagatagaaaataattgctaTGATGTCCTTGTctacaaaaaaagtaaaagaaagcgccaagtacacgcaatgtattttgtaaattcaaaaatccaaTCTAAGTAAAAGCTTGAAGGAGAACGCTCGATAAAATCTGGCGACGTACAGTCTGAGAAGAGAGATCGGTTTTCGGTCTCTGCGTGAGGAAATGTGGATAAAGTGTGGCTCAGAGCGTCAGAGCAAAGTTTTACGTGCTTAGAATTCCGAGGAAGTTTTTGAAGGAGGATCAGAGAAAAATCGAAAGATTCAGAGAGATTCGTCGAAGAGTTAAATTCAGTATACTTCTGGACAGCGACGGTTTGATCATGTAGTTAAGCACGTGTAATTACGCGTCGAAACGTCTTTGAGCgatcaaaaaaaaaatatgaaagaggAGGATCGCGATCTCGTCGAACTCGCGACGGGCGTCAACTCGTCGGACGCGTATCGCGAGTGGGAACGACGGTGCGACGAGCGTCTCGCGTCTCTGCGAGAAAGATGCCGAGAAAAACATCGGCCGACATACACAGGAACGTGGAACTCTTTCATCGCTCAAGTGGCGCGATTGGAAGGAGCGAGAAACGCTCTGCGTCAACGTTTCGCGCAGGTTGGCGCCGGTCATGGCGAATCGAGCAGAAGATTTTCATGGACAGAGATCGAGACGGCTTTCGATAATCGCGTACTGACCGGTGCAGTGATGAACTCTAATCACGTCGATCCTCAAAGATTTCTCGAGGACGCGAGGGACACGGTGCTCGAACAAGTGCGCGTTAATTACGAGAGATACGCATATCTGAAGGTCAACACGGTTTTCAATGGTGAGTTCGTTGCAGGAGCTCAAACCGACGTCAAAAGCGTCGTCACGAGAAATCGACAGCTTTTTCCTACGTCCGATTTGCGAGAATGGTACGACAGATACGTGATTGATGTCATTCTGGCGGGTTTGGATGAGTTTCAGGAACGCGACAGTGGCTGGGCATTGTCGCGTATATTGAATCTGATGGTGAACGTGAACAAGTGCAATCCCATGCACGCCGGATGTTGGGTGGAAATACCGCGAGATAAAGCTAAAGAGAGCGGTGATCAACGTGCGTTTGACGGACAACGCGTGTTTCGCGTGGGTGGTAATCTCCGCTCCGTATCCCGTTCAAAGAAAAGTGGATAGGTATAGCGCGTACCCTCACTATTCGACGAAATTGAATCTCGACGGAATCGAGTTTCCTATGACTCTGAGGCAAATTTCGAGATTCGAACGACTCAACGACGTCAACGTCTGTTAACGTTTTCACCACTTGGCGGAGGGAACGTAACGAAAACGAGATCGTTCCTTTGCGGTTGACCGACGATAAGGACAGTCACGTCAATCTGTTGTATCTGTTAAATTCGCGAAACAACTCGAACGTCGGTCATTTCGTGTGGCTAAAGAATCTGCCGCGATTGGCGGGGTCTCAAGTTGAACAGGAGCAAGAATATGAAGTACATATGCGATCGGTAGGTACAAAAAAAGAGTCGTGCAAATCGGATGTAtgtggaataaaaaaaatcatacatatttttttcccaGATGCCTAAACTACTTTCACTGGAGCGAGAAATTGTCCGCTTACAGCGTCGATTGCGGAAAGATGAACGACTGCGCTATCGTTCTCCcgaacgacgacgacaagTGGCTGTTTTTTCACAATCACAGTAGGAAGGAGCGACTTCCCTTCGTGGTGTATGCCAATCTGGAATGCGTGTtggagagagaaaagatagTCAGAGATAACGTTGAGAGGAGAGATACGCCTATCAGCATCACAGAACGTTCAGCGTGGGATATTATCTGTGCAGCGCGTACGACGAGATCCCACCCGCGTACAGATTTCGTCGCGGCGAGGACTGCGTGTAGTGGTTCGTCAACGAGCTCAACGTTATCACGCATCGCGCGAAGGCGATACTTTCGACGAACGTGACCATGGCGGAGCTCACGCCGGACGAGACAGAAAATTTTTGGAGTGCGACGAGCTGCCACATATGCGAGAGACCGTTTGAATCGGAAAAGGATCGACTCGTGCGCGGTCACTGTCACTTGACTGGACGTTACAAAGGTCCCGCGCATCCGCGCTGCAATCTTTTTCACTGGATagcactgagtgcgcaccgAAAACTCATTGAGTTTAGATGGCACTGTCCGAGTGCACTGAAAGTGCGAATTTCTTGCGCTTCCAGCTAAACGTGTCTCAGTGCAGTTCTGTGCATATTTGTCGCTCTGaatatggaaatatttatcattaattttaaggTCAATGATGACCTATTAAACTTAACTCTCGATCCAAGCGAACAAGAGTTATATGATAAGTTAaaaagtaagtatatatatacatatataatctgATTTTGGTTTTTGAGGTTATTCCAGGATAGATGgtcaaaaaaatgttgatgaaaatttcatttcacGAAAACAATGCAGAgtgatttcttttctttgtacggtttgaaaatatataacaataattttatttactttgttCTGTATATGACATTTAAATGTACTAgagtataaacaatatttcgaGTATCTGGAACGACCTATAGTGGTTTTTTACGATTAATTCTTCAAGTGTATTCTCTTGAATCCAATTTGAAATACATCtcattttaaaatgtacataaaagaaaattaatagagTTCTCATTTTCAGATGATGATTCCTATAGCACACAGTATATAAAGCTTCTTATCCGTAATGGATTATTTGTCTTAAATAGTACAGAGaaggaaattagaaaaatatatagacagATTGGAGAAAATAAGTAAGTAGAaagtagaatatataatacatgtatgtgCTGTTACAATCACATAATTGGGAAATAAGAATGAatgcgtaataaaaattttccctAAGAGAAGAGTTAGTaggataatataataagtatatgtgtatattttttattgcagagaagaattaatatatcatgCAAATATGCATAACTTTGGACGGATAGATGAACAAACAGAATccgataataaagaaaatgatatCAGTCACTCATCACAGGCCTGCAGTCAAAAGAATATTGGtaaatacaattattgaaTATCGCATTTATAGTACACATCGTAATACTATGTTAATACTGTAATAGCACATGAGAAACAAAATATGcgttgcatttaaaattaaaaatttttatttttttagttttaatgaaaatacattaaaatatagtttgatatataattagaaaatgtttattttttatttttgttacacttcaGAACGTTTGTTACAGTGTTACATAAAACGCAATATATTAGTAAAGGCCTATCCAGATAAActtgcataattatataaacatatatatataaaaattgattagtTCATTTCCTTATGCATTTGcttatggaccaatcaatttttgtgTGCCTACGTTTATGCGATTATGCAAGTTTGTTTGAGTAGGCTTTAAGACTGTATGTAATTGCTATTCAACGATTAATAAGTTGTGTGATCTACAATATACATTActaatatgcaaattttatgatatttagaTCACTGGAGCGATGCAGCCGCGTCATTTATACTCGATAAATACGAAACATACTTGTCCGATATTGGTCCAATGAAAAAGTTCAAAACGAAAAAACTGATGTGGACTCAGATATCTGCAGACATgatgaaaatgttaaacatttcaaaaacttcattacaaattgaaaatcgatttaaaacagttttgaagagaaagaaaaaagcagTGGAGAATAATTGTAAATCAGGTAGTTCTAGAGAAGAGGTACCTTTTGAAGAAGAATTGCGGAAGATTGCACATTCAGATGACAGCATTGAACCGGAGGTCTTACGAAGTgctaaaattgtgaaatatcccaaattaaataatgcacctaaaatttctgaaaaaatgtGCAAGACTGATTTCGCTAAGTATGCCATCGATGGCTCGCCGAaggcaaaaaaatttaaacgaactaatgaagaaataaggatagaattgtttgaaaaaaaagaagctgcAAAGGAAAGGCGACATGAGGAGAAATTGGACCTAATTCGAGAGTTGTTTGCCAAAGAGAATACAgagtaataaaaagtaacaaattgTTGCCAAAatagcaataaatataatataaagctgttaactatatatatatatatatatatatatatatatatatatatatatatatataactactGTTACTTATTAAGTTTATTCATGGTCGAAAAGATCGCAAGTGATCAAGAAAgattatatctcatttatgttgtttataaagatacatatattaggatatatataataactataataactatacaaataataaaacaactTTCTATTCTATCTATATAACGCTACATCTATATAAGTCTACGCGTAGActtacgaaataataattgatacttTAAtagataacatataaaatattaaagtattaaaatattgcaaaagcattattttaaaaaagaaaaaataaataatatttttctcgcttcaattaataacaaattattaagaaCAGTTAtgtgttgtgaaaaaaatatattgttaatagttttgtatttaaagtttcttttaagtcttttattgaaatttttgaaattacttTTAGCAACACAattcgcaaataaaatatcttttgagaaaagagagaaaaattgattatagaTAGAATAGAAAGTTTCTATCGATTAACTGAACTTAATAAGTAACAAGTAACTAAAGTTTCTATGTGTTAATGTAAGATGTacgcttttattaataattttgtttgttttttacattatacgttatattatacgtttcaatatacttatatatttgttttttagttTAAACGAAATGATTCGTCATACTGTGATACTAAAGCGTACTATTGtgattatatttcttaacgTATAATTGCTGAATGTATAAGTTTTGATTTCTTCAATAcacacaattatataataacgacACAAAAAGTACTTTTGTTTACAGACGATAAATAAACATactatatgtaatttaattgttatatcgagttatttatttcatgGAAAAAGTACATTTACTAATTGATCTCTTTTCATTTCTCCTAATCTACGCAGTAGAGCTTTTTGCTCTCCACCACCTTCATAATGAGGTTCTTCATTGTCTAATACAATATCAACATCAAAAGTAAAGTTGTCATCATTGTCAATGCATAAGTTGTGCAAGACGCAACAAGAAACtatgaatttagatattttatcaatGCTGTGAAAATCTAATTCAGTAAGTTGCCGAAAACGACCTTTTAAAAGTCCAAATGCATTCTCGATCAGTACTCGTGTTGCACaaaacttattaaattttttctgtttatcgGACAGATTTCCATAATCCCTATAGGGAATCATTAGCCATTCCCTTACAGGGTATGCCGCATCTCCcaatatatgaaatttcccttcacaaattttttgtaaattatcatTGATGTCCGATAACTTTAAAACTCGGGAATCATGGATCTTTCCTGGAATCCCAGTGAAGACATCAATGAATCTTTTTCGAGCATCACATATACCCTGTAATGTAATTGCAGGAATATCGTGCCTATTTACGTAAGTGGACTTTATTTTATGTGCTGGTGTTCGAACTTTAATCGACGTCCCATCGACACAACCAATCACATTAGGAAAACCAGCAacctaaaaatttatatatttttataaataattttaatttatatatactttactCGCCTAATTCTTAAATTagtgttaataattattgacatacatgctatatatatatatatatatatatatatacatatataataggCACGATATTCCTGCAATTACATTACAGGATATATGTGATGCTCGAAAAAGATTTATTGATGTCTTTACTGAAATTCCAAGAAAGATCCATGATTCATGAGTTTTAAAGTTATCGGACATCAATGATAATTTACAAAGAATTTGTGAgaggaaattttatatattgggAGATACGGCATACCCTATAAGGAAATGATTTTCTATAGGAATTATGGAAATCTGTCCGATAAAcagagaaaatttaataagaagtTTTGTGCAACTCGAGTACTGATCGAGAATGCATTTGAACTTTTAAAaggtttatatatatatgtacatatatatctatatatatatctttataccTGTGTGTGTAAACACAAACATATTACCCTATCAATAATCTCCAAATAACATACTTGTAAAAACTCGCTTGCAGAGAGTTCATTGttctcaaattttataatttttggagccatgtcaataaaaaaattaatcactcTATCGTTTTGCCTAAAAGTTGTTGCATGACATACTCCAAATCTCTGTGACACATCTCTGAGGCAGACTTTATTTCCAGCAAAcctataatatatgaaatattcaattatttttcacgcagaaataagtaataagtCAGTAcacaatacaaataattaccGACTTACCacaaaaatgacaaaatatccAATTCTGGAGTGGTAGGTTCGCTACCTCCTTTGCTCCGATCAGATGGATAGAATCCAGAATGTGCATACATCTCTATTATCTTGTAGGCTGTTGTTCGTGTAACGCGAAAAtgacttttaaattataataatataattatttgtaatattgatactaatttatacaaaacatattattgttttacataataatacaataataatacaaattataatctataaagataataaaatgtacatatatgtatgcttACATCCTTATCCGTAAGGTTATGCACTACCTGAAGAAAGTTTGCAATCTTTGGAATTTTTCGcggatttttttcttgtaaaaaattatctttatcacTGCtagatgatgatgatgaaagCAAATCTAACAGCTCAAATATTAATCGTGCATCCCGTCCAGCCATATTGCACTAAACTGGCACCGTCTCTTTTTTCACTGGATagcactgagtgcgcaccgAAAACTCGTTGAGTTTAGATGGCACTGTCCGAGTGCACTGAAAGTGCGAATTTCTTGCGCTTCCAGCTAAACATGTCAGTGCAGTTCTGTGCATATTTGTCGCTCTGAATATGGAAagatttatcattaattttaaggTCAATGATGA
This genomic interval carries:
- the LOC139814717 gene encoding uncharacterized protein, producing MEIFIINFKVNDDLLNLTLDPSEQELYDKLKNDDSYSTQYIKLLIRNGLFVLNSTEKEIRKIYRQIGENKEELIYHANMHNFGRIDEQTESDNKENDISHSSQACSQKNIDHWSDAAASFILDKYETYLSDIGPMKKFKTKKLMWTQISADMMKMLNISKTSLQIENRFKTVLKRKKKAVENNCKSGSSREEVPFEEELRKIAHSDDSIEPEVLRSAKIVKYPKLNNAPKISEKMCKTDFAKYAIDGSPKAKKFKRTNEEIRIELFEKKEAAKERRHEEKLDLIRELFAKENTE
- the LOC139814716 gene encoding putative nuclease HARBI1 isoform X2; the encoded protein is MAGRDARLIFELLDLLSSSSSSSDKDNFLQEKNPRKIPKIANFLQVVHNLTDKDFKSHFRVTRTTAYKIIEMYAHSGFYPSDRSKGGSEPTTPELDILSFLWFAGNKVCLRDVSQRFGVCHATTFRQNDRVINFFIDMAPKIIKFENNELSASEFLQVAGFPNVIGCVDGTSIKVRTPAHKIKSTYVNRHDIPAITLQGICDARKRFIDVFTGIPGKIHDSRVLKLSDINDNLQKICEGKFHILGDAAYPVREWLMIPYRDYGNLSDKQKKFNKFCATRVLIENAFGLLKGRFRQLTELDFHSIDKISKFIVSCCVLHNLCIDNDDNFTFDVDIVLDNEEPHYEGGGEQKALLRRLGEMKRDQLVNVLFP
- the LOC139814716 gene encoding putative nuclease HARBI1 isoform X1 codes for the protein MYAHSGFYPSDRSKGGSEPTTPELDILSFLWFAGNKVCLRDVSQRFGVCHATTFRQNDRVINFFIDMAPKIIKFENNELSASEFLQVAGFPNVIGCVDGTSIKVRTPAHKIKSTYVNRHDIPAITLQGICDARKRFIDVFTGIPGKIHDSRVLKLSDINDNLQKICEGKFHILGDAAYPVREWLMIPYRDYGNLSDKQKKFNKFCATRVLIENAFGLLKGRFRQLTELDFHSIDKISKFIVSCCVLHNLCIDNDDNFTFDVDIVLDNEEPHYEGGGEQKALLRRLGEMKRDQLVNVLFP